One Coffea arabica cultivar ET-39 chromosome 5c, Coffea Arabica ET-39 HiFi, whole genome shotgun sequence DNA window includes the following coding sequences:
- the LOC140007174 gene encoding uncharacterized protein — protein MAGIDGDPDFVSIREYYAYKLQMRNDDESFLLHFGRLFQQYVVDMYVKLESQRLDYLRTQQEEFRKEFLQGIVDSIGTGEVWAANVGQRVFLQASFIGGPRNMRRKYIDAMTLVQKFGKPDIFLTMTCNPNWPEIKEHLLPTEEAQNRPDLVVRVFRAKLEELKNELLKKNIFGEVAAYTYVIEFQKRGLPHVHFLLILKPQHKMFIPDEYDKIVSAEIPDKTKYPHLYRMVKKHMMHGPCGVLNPSNVCMTKHGCCKNSYPKEYSEHTIQTLDSYPLYRRRNNGVKIKVRKQKLDNTWVVPHNAYLLAKFNCHINVEICSTIQAVKYIYKYICKGHDRISFHINSDNPNNQIDEIQQYQAARWVSPPEAVWRLFRFSMGEIKPAIIHLQLHLPNF, from the coding sequence ATGGCAGGAATAGACGGCGATCCTGATTTCGTTTCCATCcgtgaatactatgcctataaATTGCAAATGAGAAATGATGATGAATCTTTCTTACTGCACTTTGGTAGGCTATTTCAGCAATATGTTGTTGATATGTATGTTAAACTTGAATCACAAAGATTAGATTATTTGAGAACCCAGCAAGAAGAATTTAGAAAAGAATTCTTACAAGGTATAGTAGACTCAATAGGTACTGGTGAAGTCTGGGCAGCAAATGTCGGTCAAAGAGTATTTTTACAAGCTAGCTTTATTGGAGGACCAAGAAATATGAGAAGAAAATACATAGATGCAATGACTTTGGTCCAAAAATTTGGCAAGCCGGATATATTCTTGACCATGACTTGCAATCCCAATTGGCCGGAAATAAAAGAACATTTACTGCCAACAGAGGAAGCCCAAAATCGACCAGATTTGGTTGTAAGGGTCTTTCGTGCTAAACTAGAAGAATTAAAGAATGaacttttgaagaaaaatatttttggagaaGTGGCAGCCTATACATATGTGATAGAATTTCAAAAAAGAGGCCTGCCacatgttcattttcttttaatcttaAAGCCTCAGCACAAAATGTTCATCCCTGATGAATATGATAAAATTGTCAGTGCAGAAATTCCAGATAAAACAAAATATCCGCACCTGTACAGAATGGTTAAAAAACACATGATGCACGGTCCTTGTGGTGTGTTGAACCCATCAAATGTTTGCATGACTAAGCATGGCTGCTGTAAAAATTCTTATCCAAAAGAGTACTCTGAGCATACAATTCAGACGCTAGATTCCTATCCACTATACCGAAGAAGAAACAATGGTGTTAAAATTAAAGTCAGAAAACAAAAACTTGATAATACATGGGTTGTTCCTCATAATGCATATTTACTTGCTAAGTTCAATTGCCACATTAATGTTGAGATCTGCTCAACAATTCAGGCTGTCAAATATATTTACAAGTATATCTGCAAAGGCCATGATCGAATCAGTTTCCATATCAATTCTGATAATCCAAACAATCAGATTGATGAAATTCAGCAATATCAGGCAGCTCGGTGGGTTTCCCCGCCTGAAGCTGTTTGGAGACTATTTCGCTTTTCCATGGGAGAAATTAAACCAGCTATCATTCACCTTCAATTGCATCTTCCAAATTTTTAG